GAGCAAGAGCTTCATACCAAGAAAAGCCATGGATGTAAGGGACGGCACTGATGCCCTCAATCACACCTGTTTCTTGATTGACCGCGCCTGGAACACTCATAGCAATGCCCTTATAATCTTGTTCTGCCAAGCGTTGGTCTAGCCAAGCTAGTAAATCCTCCAAACTTTCTGGCGTCGGAATACTTGTCTTATCTAGTATTTTTCCATCAGGAGTCAGACTGGCAAACTTAATCCCAGTCCCTCCGATATCAATGGTTGCAATGGTCATTGTTCTTCCCATAAAAAGGGGCGACTCAGTAGTTCATCCTAACTCTTTCGCCCCTCCTTTCTATCTCATAGTATTCTTTAAAACTGTTAAATGTCTTCTTTTTTGATCAATTCTGTACGAATTTCTTGTGGTGCTAAGAGTCCTGAATGAACTGGATATGGTCGTTCAAGCAAGTCCAGAATGGTTTGTTGCTGTTCTGATATACGCACATTTTCTTGACTCATATTGTAGTAACGAAGTACATATCCTTCTTCATTTTCAGCTACCTTAAAGGCTGTTGGGCAGACTTGTGGTAAGCTGAGTGCCGCATGACTCAAGAGGCTACCAGTCGCAGCAACACTTCCTTCTTGTTTAGCAACTTGAAGACTAGTGAATGGTGTTTGGAAGGCTTTGGCACGACGGAAAGCGGAGAAGCGTTCCCCTGCTTGGTGGCATTCAAGAGCAAACTCGACTTCAAACTCACGCAAGCACTGAGCCTCTGGTGTTGGGAAGTAACCCCAGTCACCTAGCTCACCTGAGGCACGAAGAATGGTCACTGCAATGGTTTCGTCTCCAAGGATTTCATACTCGTGCAATCCTTTATTGGCCACCGTCACCCCTTTTTCATCGTCATACAGACTGACGAAGGCTTGTTGGTGTTGAGGATTTTCAGGATTTTCCCAAGAAGCAGCTGGTTTGTTTGGTCGTGTCACCACCTCATAAATGCTTTCCGAATCATTGCTTGGACGCGTATTATGAGTCTTGACCAAGAGACGGATACGGTGGTCCTTGGCTGTGTTAGTAAAGCGAGTCTTGAAGCGGATTTGTGGATTGTCAACAAAGACGGTCATCTCTGTTTCAAGAGGAAGGGTTGTTAGTTCATCTGAGCGTCCAGCTTCACGCGTCATAAACTCTATGATGCCTCTTTGTTCCGCATCCAGTTTTTCGTCTGCACTTACTGGAATTGTCAATTCATGCTTGAGTAAGATCTTGGCAAAACGAGCTGTATTTTCCAAGACCTCATAGCCCTTAAGCTCTGCATAGATAGGCTCTGTTCCTTTTGGTTGGAAATAGATGTACTCATTTCCGATGTCACCACGGTCTTCAAAACGAAGAACATCCTCATAAGCTTCATGAGTTGTCTTGTCGTAGACTGTGATATTTTCATCCACACTGACCGTTACAAATGGCGTATCAATCACTCCGTTTTGGTAAATACCGTCACGGTGTTCTTGTTCTCCTTCGAGCAATTGGAAGGTTGTCCAAGAAAGTGGTGCCAGATGAACAGGGACTGTCACGCGCACTTGTCGAGCGATACGAGCCTGACGGAACTTGTCTTTTGGCAAATCATACTCAAAGTTAGCTCCCAGATCTTCGATTTTCGCTTCTACAGCATGCCCTTCCAAGTCTTCGACACGGTAGCTTGGCAAGGTCAAAGCTGCCATCTTCTTATAGCCTTCTGTTGGGTGCAATTCCTTGAAATCACAAGTCGCCACATCAATCACGGTGCTGACCGTATCAACCTTGTCATGCAAACCTGTGTTAATGACAGTAAAGAGATGGTCGCTTTGCGCTTCGTGAGTTGCAATTTTGCCCTTCCACTCATTGAGAAGATTGGTCTTAACGAAGTTTCCAACTTGGTTGACCTTGGCAAAACGCGTTTCCATCTCACGGTGAACTTCGTCAATACTACAGCCACAGATACTATCATGTGGCGCATTTTGTAGAAGGACTTTCCAAGCATAAGTCAACTGATCCTTATGGTTGTGCCCACCAGTGATGACAGTCAATGGCTCCACTACTTGTTCTAGGAGGTTGCTATTTTCTTGGAAAGCTTGTTTGAGGTAAATACGGGATGAAGAAGTGTTAGCAAGTGTATACCAACCGTCTGTTTCTTGACTGGTCAACTCACCCGTAACGGTAGATAGTTGCTCAGGTAGAGCACTTTCTACTGCATGGACATAGTCATCAAATGAACTATGAACAAAAGTCACATCTGGGAAGAGTTCATTGGCCACACGAATGGCTTCGCTCAGATTTCGCTGTACAGGCTGGTGGTCACATCCGTTCATCATCAACCATTGGTTGGTCGAAGCGTAGTCACGCACGTCTGACAATTTTTGTTTCCAGAAAGTTAGGGCCTCGTCCTTATCAACTGGGATTTCATTCCCGTTACTGTACCAGTTGGCAAAGAGGATACCGAGGACGCGGCTTCCGTCCGCACCCTGCCAGTACATTTCTGAAAACTGGGAAGTAAACTGCTCATCTTCGAGAACTTGGTTGTCAAATCCAATCGGCTTCACACCACGCCCAAAGGCTGCCACGTGAATGCCTGATTTCTGAAGGATTTGAGGAGCTTGTCCCATATTTCCAAAGGTATCTGGGAAGTAACCAATCTGAGTGGATTTGCCCCATTTTGCACATTCTGCTTGACCAATCAAGGTATTGCGGACGTTGGCTTCACTTGAAATCAAGTAATCATCCTGCAAGATGTAAAAGGGACCAATTTTGAGTTTGCCTTCGTCAATGTAACCTTGGACTTTGTCGCGATTTTCAGGGCGAATTTCCAAATAGTCATCCAGGACAATGGTTTGTCCATCCAAGTGGAAACTCTTAAACTCAGGGTCATTTTCAAAGAGATCAAAAAGATTGTCAAACAACTCCACCAACTGCATACGGTGGCTTTCAAAAGGTAAGTACCACTCACGGTCCCAGTGACTATGTGAGATAATATGTACAACAACATTTTCCATGAAGTAAAACCTCATTCTAAATTTAAATTTTAACGTTTTAAATGTAAAGGTGTGATTCTGACACGAATCGGTGAAACTAAAGCGCGCTCCTTAACGAATATCCAGGTAATCCAAGACTAATTCACAGAACATCATGTTGGCCCAAGAAAACCATTCACGTGAGTAAAGCGTTGGGTCATCCACGTGGAAGCTTTCGTGCATGACACCTGTACCACCGTCGCAGGCAACGAGCTGATCCAGCAAGAATTTCTTCTCTGCCTTATCACTTGTTGTCAGGCCTTGGATAGAAAGGGCAATCGGCCAGATATAGCGATAGAAAGTATGAGAACTTCCGAGACCACTAGCATATTCACCTTGGTAGAAATATGGATTTTCAGGGCTCAGAATGGTCCGACGAGTTGCTTGGTAAACCTCATCGTCAATGTCGCAGTAGCCCAGATAAGGCGCAGCCAACAAACTTGGTACGTTTGGATCATCCATGATGCTAGCATTTCCTAGACCATCCACTTCAAAGGCGTAAATCTTTTCACCCTTGCTGTTGGAGGTATAAGCGTAGTTTTCGATTCCTTCTTGGATCTCTGCTTGCAGACGTTTAGCGTCTGCGATGATGTTTTGGCTATCAGCTAGATCTAGTTCTGCAAAGATTTCTTGGACATACCCCAAGACAACGACTGCAAACATATTGGATGGAATCAAATAGCTATACTGACAGCAGTCATCACTTGGTCGGAAGGCTGACCAGGTCATACCTGTCAGGGCAAAGTCAGGTCCAAAGCCATCATTTACCAGAGTATCTTCCTTGCGGTCTGTATCGCGGACAAAACGATATGGAGAGTTGTTGTGGTCCTGCTCTACCGTCCAGAGATGAAGGATTTCCTTGGTCGCAGCGACAAAAGTTTCATCAAACTGACTGGTTTCGCCAGTCTCTTTCCAAAGGAGATAAGCCAGCTGCAAAGGATAGCAAAGCGAGTCCACCTCATACTTGCGCTCCCAGATCCAACCGTTAAGGTCGGTGTGGTCAGTCTCATGGTGACCCTTCCAGTTTTCCTCAATGTTAAAGGAGTTGGCATAAGGATCCTTGAGCACCAAGGTCATCTGACGCTTAACCAAACCTGCAATGGTCTGACGCAGGAGAGGATCTCTTTTAGCCACATGAAGGTAGGGTCTGAGTTGGGCTGTCGAATCCCGAAGCCACATGGCAGGAATATCCCCAGTGAGTACAAAAGTTGAGCCATCTTCTAAGATTTCAACTGTATTATCCAAGGTGTCTGTGTAGCAACGCTCGAAGACATCCACCCACTCCGGATGGTCCTTGGCCCGCTCTGCTACTTCGTCCAGCCATTCTCTAACAATTTCTTTCGAATAAATCATCGTGCAGTTTCCTCTTTCAAACAAGTTTCATGTTCAGTATAAAAAAAATCACCCCTAAAAGATATACACAAACTAAAGTCGTTTTGAAACAAACTTATGAAAAAAAAGCTGGGATTCCCCCAACTTTTCTATTCACTTTTCTTTTCTTCGTAAACCTTATAACCTTCGGTAGCCAGTTCAGCTTTTAGACCTTCTAAATCTTTTGATCCCCAGCTTGATACTTTAGAAGCAGCATCAAGATCCAGATTATTGTCCTTCAAAAGGTAAGCTTGATAACCATAGTATTTGTAACGAACTTCTTTTGAATTGCCACTTGACCAAGTTACTTTATAAACTGTTATCAACGAAACTTTTCCATTTGATTTTTTATTCTCTTCTGGGATGACTTTCAAATAACTGCCTTGCGACTCTAAAGTGTAGGTGCTAAAGGAACTATTTTGATTTTCAGACTTGCTATAGTCATCATTCTTTTTCAGAAGATCCGCAAAGTTCTTCACATCTTTTAAGTCTTTCAACCCTTCAACAGTCACCTCGACCTTATTGTTGTCAACAACTTTTCCTTTTGATTTTAACTCATTGATATAGGTCACACTAACAGTAAGAGTAACTGTATCTCCGTTCTTCAAGTTTGTCGGACGTTTGTTATCTTCAAAGTTGAAATAGCCGTCTTTATTAGGATTTTCTGTAATAGACGCTATGCCATACCCATTAAATCCAGTAAATGTCACAGGAGTTTCTTTGAGCAAATCAGCCGTTGATACCTTCTCATATTCTTTCAAGTTTTCAACTTTGAAAGTTTTCTTTTCAGCTTTAAATGGTGAGTTTTTTGAGCTTGTTGTTACAGTGAACGTAACTTCATCCCCATTTTTGAGACCATTTGTTTTGTCAAATTCATAATGGACACTACTAATCATCGCTTCTGCTTGTATCAATTTAGACGCCAACTTGCCATCTCTTGACACCTCTGCGTAAATAATAGAATCTTTTTTAGCCAAACCAGCTGCCTGATCTTTATTAAAGCCTACTTTTTGGTATGCTATTTCTGCTACTTTCTCAGCAATATCTTGACTATTATAAGTTACCGTTCCAGATTCTTCATAACCTGAGAACTCAACTTTAACGTCGCCAATCAAGCTTTTTGGTTGTGACTGGATAACATTGTATCCCACAAATGCCACAATAATAACGGCTACTGCCACAAGAGCTGCAATGATTTCTTTGCGTTTCGTTGCAAACAGTCCTTTGGTTTTTTCAACTACTTGTTGAGCTGAAGCCGCAGCTGAAGCTTTTGCATCTTCTTTCTGTTCTGATTTAGAATCTTTCTCTTCCACCACTTCTTCAGATTGGTCATCTTTTGCTTGCTCAGAAGCAGTTTCTTCCACAGTTTCTGGTTCTTGAGTAGCAACTGACTTCACATCCTCTACAGGCGTGTTTTCAACCTTCTCTACAGATTATTCGTTATTCACATTATTTACCGAATCACTCATAAAAAAAATCCCCTTTTCTTTTTTATTGTCTCCATTCTAACAAAAGAATGAATATTTGTAAATTATTAACCGAAATTTATAGGGGCATTCACTTTTTAAAATTCGGTTATTGGCAATTTCATGTTATACTAAACAAAAACTCCAACAGAAAGCTTTTTTATGAAAACACTACTTGAAACCATCGATACCCGCTTTGGGACTGCCAGCAAACACGCCTTTTCTCGAGGAAATACCCTGCCCTACACAGGCGTCCCTTTCGGGATGAATTATTTTGTGCCTCAGACCAGTGACCAGGAGGGAGCTTGGTTTTTCGATCCGCATCTGCCCATTTTTCAAGGGATTCGATTAACCCACCAACCCAGTCCTTGGATTGGGGACTACTCTTGGCTCCTTCTGACACCTGTTACAGGCCAGCTAGGTGGAGACAGCCTCTTTCACCGTCAGTCCTCCTATGATATGGATAAGGCCTCTTTCCAGCCTCATTATCTGAAGATTTTCTCCCTGCGCTATCAGATTGGAACCCAGCTCACACCGACTTGCTATGGCGCTTCTATTCGTTTGGAGCAAAAGCAAGGCAAAGCCCTCTCCCTCTATCTTCACACAGCAGATGAACTGACAGTGGAGCAAGTAGATAAGCGGACTCTAGCCCTGCGTCAAGAGGGAAAAACAGAGACCAACAAAAATCCGCTGATACTGTTTACTGCTTTACAAATGAATACGGATATTCTTGCTATCACACAAGAAGAGGGAGACTGGCGAATTGACTTAGCAAGCAGTCAAGCCGAGATTCAACTAGCGACTTCCTTTATTTCTCCTTCTCAAGCGCTATTTAATCTACCTCAAACGGACTTTGATAGCTGTAAAGCAAATGCCCAAGCAAACTGGGAAAATCTCCTCCACCGTTTTGATATCGTGGAGACAGGGGAAGCCGACCGAATCTTCTTTGATCACTGCCTCTACAGACTCTTCCTCTTCCCACAGACATTTTATGAGGTGAACGAGTCAGGGCAGAACATCCACATGGATTTGTCTACTAGTACTGTCAAGCCTGGTGTCCTCTTTAGCAACAATGGTTTCTGGGATACCTTCCGCACCACCTTTCCCCTCTTTGCCCTTATCATACCGGAACACTATCACCGCTTTCTAGAAGGTTTCCTCAATAGCTACCGCGATACTGGATTCCTTCCAAAGTGGCTGGCTCCAGACGAGCGTGGTATGATGCCTGGTACCCTTTTAGATGGTATTATCGCAGATAGCGCCTGCAAGGACATGGCTCCTGACTTGGAAGAAGAACTCCTCCAAGCTATGCTGGAGACAGCCACCAAGTCCGACCCTCTCGGCATCAATGGTCGCCACGGACTAGCCCAATACCAAGAATTAGGTTATCTTTCTACCGACCACCACGAAAGTGTCAGTCACACCCTTGACTATGCCTATAGTGACTTTTGTATCGCCAGCTGTGCCGAAAAACTAGGTCAGAATGACATCGCGAAAACTTATAGAACTGCGTCTCAAAATTACCGTCATCTATTTGACACTGAGACAGGCTACATGCGTGCGCGAGATAGCCAAGGCAACTTCCGCCCTGACTTCTCTCCTTATAGTTGGGGACGCGACTACGCCGAATGCTCTGCCATTCAAGCGACCTTAGGCGTCTTACATGATATCCCAGGCTTAATCCAGCTTATGGGTGGAAAAGAAGCCTTCAGCCACTATCTTTTGAAAGCCTGTCAGGACGCTCCTCTCTTTGAAACCACCGGCTATGGTTACGAGATTCATGAAATGAGCGAGATGGCAACAGCTCCCTTTGGACAACTCGCCATTTCCAACCAGCCTAGCTTCCACATCCCTTATCTCTTCCACTACAGCGACTACCCTGACTACACTGCTCTACTCATCAAAACCCTCCGTCAGAAAGCCTTTCACCCAAGCTGGCAAGCCTATCCTGGCGATGAGGACAATGGCAGTCTCTCGGCTTGGTACATCTGGTCGACTCTGGGATTTTATCCGACCTGTCCAGGAAAATCAAGCTACGACCTCGGAATCCCTCTCTTTGACCACCTCCGTATCTACCTGGCTAAGGAAAATAAATGGCTGGATATCCATGCCGAGCAAAACTACAGCCATTTCAACTTTGTCAAAGAATGCCGACTGGACCAGACCCCAGTATCTAGCATTCAACACCAAGACCTCTTGAAAGCTGAGCAACTGACCTTCACCCTCAGCTGGCTACCAAATCACTCCTAACCAAAAGAACCTTTGCATCGCGCAAAGGTTCTTCTTTTATGAAACTTGGACCTGAAGCTGGTCAACCAGCTGCCCATCTACCGTCAAATTCAGATAAAAATCTAAGCTTTTATCTCCTGCAAAATACAAGGTTGGTAGCGTTAGCCTTTTTTCAGTCTCGCTAACTTGAAACGCAAGGACTTGAATCTCGTCCCGATAAGCGACACCATGCACACCCGTCCCTGGTTGAATCGAAATCTTAGCTTCTAAAGGACTGCTAGATTCTATGCGTTTCACTGTAAAGTGGACATTTTCTCCCTTGATCACAGCTAGACTTTTTTCTGAAAACTCTAGTTGCTGAACAGCTTCTTTTTTCGACAAGGTAGGTGTTTTATAGAGTGAAATTTTGGTCAACAAAGGCAAAGCCTGTGCCTCTGTAATGGTCACGCGTATCTTCTGCGCCTCAACGACTGATCCTCGTAAGAGACGTTTGTAGCCAACAGTATAACCAGAGCCAAACTCCTGCCAGGCACCATCCAACTCTACCTGAACATGGAAAGCAGCGATGCGTTGCCCCAACTTCAAATCTTCTCTCAGCTCGATCACATCAAAAGTTTTAGGTGCCCCTAAATCGAGCTCTAATTGGATTGGCAACTCT
The sequence above is a segment of the Streptococcus oralis ATCC 35037 genome. Coding sequences within it:
- a CDS encoding alpha-mannosidase, whose product is MENVVVHIISHSHWDREWYLPFESHRMQLVELFDNLFDLFENDPEFKSFHLDGQTIVLDDYLEIRPENRDKVQGYIDEGKLKIGPFYILQDDYLISSEANVRNTLIGQAECAKWGKSTQIGYFPDTFGNMGQAPQILQKSGIHVAAFGRGVKPIGFDNQVLEDEQFTSQFSEMYWQGADGSRVLGILFANWYSNGNEIPVDKDEALTFWKQKLSDVRDYASTNQWLMMNGCDHQPVQRNLSEAIRVANELFPDVTFVHSSFDDYVHAVESALPEQLSTVTGELTSQETDGWYTLANTSSSRIYLKQAFQENSNLLEQVVEPLTVITGGHNHKDQLTYAWKVLLQNAPHDSICGCSIDEVHREMETRFAKVNQVGNFVKTNLLNEWKGKIATHEAQSDHLFTVINTGLHDKVDTVSTVIDVATCDFKELHPTEGYKKMAALTLPSYRVEDLEGHAVEAKIEDLGANFEYDLPKDKFRQARIARQVRVTVPVHLAPLSWTTFQLLEGEQEHRDGIYQNGVIDTPFVTVSVDENITVYDKTTHEAYEDVLRFEDRGDIGNEYIYFQPKGTEPIYAELKGYEVLENTARFAKILLKHELTIPVSADEKLDAEQRGIIEFMTREAGRSDELTTLPLETEMTVFVDNPQIRFKTRFTNTAKDHRIRLLVKTHNTRPSNDSESIYEVVTRPNKPAASWENPENPQHQQAFVSLYDDEKGVTVANKGLHEYEILGDETIAVTILRASGELGDWGYFPTPEAQCLREFEVEFALECHQAGERFSAFRRAKAFQTPFTSLQVAKQEGSVAATGSLLSHAALSLPQVCPTAFKVAENEEGYVLRYYNMSQENVRISEQQQTILDLLERPYPVHSGLLAPQEIRTELIKKEDI
- a CDS encoding glycoside hydrolase family 125 protein; the encoded protein is MIYSKEIVREWLDEVAERAKDHPEWVDVFERCYTDTLDNTVEILEDGSTFVLTGDIPAMWLRDSTAQLRPYLHVAKRDPLLRQTIAGLVKRQMTLVLKDPYANSFNIEENWKGHHETDHTDLNGWIWERKYEVDSLCYPLQLAYLLWKETGETSQFDETFVAATKEILHLWTVEQDHNNSPYRFVRDTDRKEDTLVNDGFGPDFALTGMTWSAFRPSDDCCQYSYLIPSNMFAVVVLGYVQEIFAELDLADSQNIIADAKRLQAEIQEGIENYAYTSNSKGEKIYAFEVDGLGNASIMDDPNVPSLLAAPYLGYCDIDDEVYQATRRTILSPENPYFYQGEYASGLGSSHTFYRYIWPIALSIQGLTTSDKAEKKFLLDQLVACDGGTGVMHESFHVDDPTLYSREWFSWANMMFCELVLDYLDIR
- a CDS encoding GH92 family glycosyl hydrolase, giving the protein MKTLLETIDTRFGTASKHAFSRGNTLPYTGVPFGMNYFVPQTSDQEGAWFFDPHLPIFQGIRLTHQPSPWIGDYSWLLLTPVTGQLGGDSLFHRQSSYDMDKASFQPHYLKIFSLRYQIGTQLTPTCYGASIRLEQKQGKALSLYLHTADELTVEQVDKRTLALRQEGKTETNKNPLILFTALQMNTDILAITQEEGDWRIDLASSQAEIQLATSFISPSQALFNLPQTDFDSCKANAQANWENLLHRFDIVETGEADRIFFDHCLYRLFLFPQTFYEVNESGQNIHMDLSTSTVKPGVLFSNNGFWDTFRTTFPLFALIIPEHYHRFLEGFLNSYRDTGFLPKWLAPDERGMMPGTLLDGIIADSACKDMAPDLEEELLQAMLETATKSDPLGINGRHGLAQYQELGYLSTDHHESVSHTLDYAYSDFCIASCAEKLGQNDIAKTYRTASQNYRHLFDTETGYMRARDSQGNFRPDFSPYSWGRDYAECSAIQATLGVLHDIPGLIQLMGGKEAFSHYLLKACQDAPLFETTGYGYEIHEMSEMATAPFGQLAISNQPSFHIPYLFHYSDYPDYTALLIKTLRQKAFHPSWQAYPGDEDNGSLSAWYIWSTLGFYPTCPGKSSYDLGIPLFDHLRIYLAKENKWLDIHAEQNYSHFNFVKECRLDQTPVSSIQHQDLLKAEQLTFTLSWLPNHS